A portion of the Glycine max cultivar Williams 82 chromosome 10, Glycine_max_v4.0, whole genome shotgun sequence genome contains these proteins:
- the LOC100814646 gene encoding beta-carotene isomerase D27, chloroplastic gives MEAKLVAQCKSPTLSLAHRKPKHPCVVVGVLARPVDEISGEARKTNHVYKDGLFDRITINYLSKCVQEATGLRNNKSGYESLVDAATVASQRFSPVEQHQLVIQSLDRAFPKPMLLLIRKLLPPSKFARKLFAVFTTLFFAWLVGPSEVRESEVEGRRERNVVHIKKCRFLEGTNCVGMCINLCKLPSQSFIKDSLGISVNMVPNFDDMSCEMIFGQDPPESTDDPALKQPCFKLCKAKRSHGTNCLVIN, from the exons atggaagcaaaattGGTTGCACAGTGCAAGAGTCCAACACTAAGTTTAGCTCACCGAAAACCAAAACACCCTTGTGTGGTGGTTGGAGTGCTGGCAAGGCCTGTTGATGAGATTTCAGGAGAAGcaagaaaaacaaatcatgTGTACAAAGATGGTTTGTTTGATCGCATAACCATAAACTATTTATCAAAATGCGTTCAAGAGGCAACAG GACTCAGAAATAATAAGAGTGGGTATGAGAGCCTGGTAGATGCTGCTACCGTGGCTTCACAGAGATTTAGTCCTGTTGAACAACATCAACTTGTCATTCAATCCCTTGACAGAGCCTTCCCCAAGCCAATGCTTTTATTG ATAAGGAAACTGCTACCACCATCTAAATTCGCAAGGAAATTGTTTGCCGTCTTCACCACTTTGTTCTTTGCTTGGTTAGTTGGGCCCTCTGAG GTGAGAGAATCGGAGGTCGAggggagaagagaaagaaatgtagttcacataaaaaaatgcag GTTCTTAGAAGGGACAAATTGTGTAGGAATGTGTATCAACCTTTGCAAACTCCCATCTCAATCGTTTATAAAGGATTCTCTGGGTATTTCAGTCAACATGGTCCCTA ATTTTGATGACATGAGTTGTGAGATGATATTTGGCCAGGATCCCCCAGAATCAACTGATGATCCAGCACTCAAGCAGCCGTGTTTTAAACTAT GCAAGGCAAAAAGAAGCCATGGAACGAATTGCCTCGTTATTAATTAA
- the LOC100306323 gene encoding Histone H2A variant 1-like yields MAGKGGKGLLAAKTTAANKDKDKDKKRPISRSSRAGIQFPVGRIHRQLKQRVQANGRVGATAAVYLASILEYLTAEVLELAGNASKDLKVKRITPRHLQLAIRGDEELDTLIKGTIAGGGVIPHIHKSLINKTAKD; encoded by the exons ATGGCGGGGAAAGGAGGAAAGGGGCTTCTTGCAGCGAAAACCACCGCGGCTAACAAGGACAAAGACAAGGACAAGAAGAGACCTATTTCTCGTTCATCTCGTGCCGGAATCCAG TTTCCTGTGGGACGTATCCATAGGCAGCTGAAACAAAGGGTCCAAGCTAATGGACGTGTTGGTGCCACTGCTGCCGTATACTTAGCCTCAATTCTTGAGTATCTTACTGCTGAAGTTCTTGAACTTGCTGGGAATGCAAGCAAGGATCTGAAGGTGAAAAGGATAACACCAAGGCATTTGCAGCTTGCTATCAGAGGAGATGAGGAGTTGGACACCCTTATTAAAGGGACCATTGCTGGTGGTGGTGTCATTCCTCACATCCACAAGTCCTTGATCAACAAAACAGCCAAGGATTGA